The following proteins come from a genomic window of Pseudomonas cichorii:
- a CDS encoding 2-hydroxyacid dehydrogenase, with protein sequence MRTLIFSSQTYDRESFLAAQATDGLELHFQPARLTLETATLAHDYPVVCAFINDDLSAPVLERLAAGGTKLIALRSAGYNHVDLQAAQRLGIAVVRVPAYSPHAVAEHAVALILALNRHLNRAYNRTREGDFSLHGLTGFDLVGKTVGVIGTGQIGATFAKIMSGFGCKLLAYDPYPNPEVQALGAEYLSLPALLEQAQIISLHCPLTEQTRHMINRQSLATLQRGAMLINTGRGALVETPALIDALKTGQLGYLGLDVYEEEAQLFFADRSDLPLQDDVLARLLTFPNVIITAHQAFLTQEALGAIARTTLDNIAAWNAGTPQNRVEAQA encoded by the coding sequence ATGCGCACCCTGATTTTCAGCAGCCAGACCTACGACCGGGAAAGCTTCCTGGCAGCCCAGGCAACCGATGGCCTGGAACTGCATTTCCAGCCAGCTCGCCTGACCCTGGAAACCGCCACGCTGGCCCATGACTACCCGGTGGTCTGCGCCTTTATCAATGACGACCTCAGCGCCCCGGTACTGGAGCGTCTGGCAGCCGGTGGCACCAAGCTGATTGCGCTGCGCTCGGCGGGTTACAACCATGTGGACCTGCAAGCCGCTCAGCGACTGGGCATCGCCGTAGTCCGGGTTCCGGCGTATTCACCCCATGCCGTAGCCGAGCACGCCGTGGCCTTGATCCTGGCCCTCAACCGCCATCTGAATCGCGCCTACAACCGCACCCGCGAAGGCGACTTCAGCCTGCATGGCCTGACCGGTTTCGATCTGGTGGGCAAGACCGTAGGCGTGATCGGCACCGGGCAGATCGGCGCAACCTTCGCGAAGATCATGTCGGGGTTTGGCTGCAAGCTGCTGGCTTACGATCCCTACCCGAACCCGGAAGTCCAGGCCCTGGGCGCCGAATACCTGAGCCTGCCCGCCCTGCTTGAACAGGCGCAGATCATCAGCCTGCATTGCCCGCTCACCGAGCAGACCCGCCACATGATCAACCGGCAATCACTGGCCACCCTGCAACGCGGCGCCATGCTCATCAATACCGGCCGGGGCGCCCTGGTGGAAACACCTGCATTGATCGACGCCCTCAAGACCGGGCAACTGGGGTACCTGGGGCTGGATGTCTATGAAGAGGAAGCGCAACTGTTCTTCGCCGACCGCTCGGACCTGCCCTTGCAGGACGACGTGCTGGCGCGCCTGCTGACCTTCCCCAATGTCATCATCACCGCGCATCAGGCATTTCTGACTCAGGAAGCCCTGGGCGCCATTGCCCGTACAACCCTGGATAATATTGCAGCGTGGAATGCAGGTACTCCGCAAAACCGGGTAGAAGCCCAAGCGTGA
- a CDS encoding META domain-containing protein — protein sequence MKHLAVLSLIGSALLAGCATEPKPIEQDQSYVLEWIGERPLIDSSRLTMTLGADGRAYGNAGCNHWFAPYTLKGQTISFGPIGNTRKMCVPPLMEQEQRFLKELSKVQRWDISPIEQLRLWPAEGKPLRFWPED from the coding sequence ATGAAACACCTGGCTGTACTGAGCCTGATCGGTAGTGCCCTGCTGGCAGGCTGTGCGACTGAGCCCAAACCCATCGAACAGGATCAGAGCTATGTGCTGGAGTGGATCGGCGAACGTCCGCTGATCGACAGCAGCCGCCTGACCATGACCCTGGGCGCCGATGGCCGCGCCTACGGCAACGCAGGCTGCAACCACTGGTTCGCGCCCTACACCCTCAAGGGCCAGACCATCAGCTTCGGCCCCATCGGCAACACACGCAAAATGTGCGTACCGCCCTTGATGGAACAGGAGCAGCGTTTCTTGAAAGAACTGAGCAAGGTGCAGCGCTGGGATATTTCGCCCATCGAGCAATTGCGCCTGTGGCCAGCCGAAGGCAAGCCATTGCGGTTCTGGCCTGAAGACTGA
- a CDS encoding TlpA disulfide reductase family protein produces the protein MARRLAAVAMFVGSLLLSGCGADLGVDQNGQKVSSERIDNHWLVINYWAEWCGPCRTEIPEFNHLSEELKDKKVSVLGVNFDNLQGDDLKNASNALGIKFTVLAQDPAERYNLPPSEALPVTYIIDDKGKMRAQLLGEQSAQGVTDKLKALRGEG, from the coding sequence ATGGCGAGGCGATTGGCAGCGGTAGCGATGTTTGTTGGCAGTTTGCTGTTGAGCGGTTGTGGCGCGGACCTGGGCGTGGACCAGAACGGCCAGAAGGTGTCCAGCGAACGCATCGACAACCATTGGCTGGTGATTAACTACTGGGCGGAGTGGTGTGGCCCGTGCCGTACCGAGATTCCCGAGTTCAATCACTTGTCCGAGGAACTCAAGGACAAGAAGGTCAGCGTGCTGGGTGTCAATTTCGACAACCTGCAGGGCGACGACCTGAAAAATGCTTCCAATGCCTTGGGCATCAAATTCACCGTCCTGGCCCAGGACCCTGCCGAGCGCTACAACCTGCCACCTTCCGAAGCACTTCCGGTGACCTACATCATCGACGACAAAGGCAAGATGCGTGCGCAGTTGCTCGGTGAGCAGAGCGCACAGGGCGTGACGGACAAGTTGAAGGCATTGCGCGGCGAGGGCTGA
- the arsC gene encoding arsenate reductase (glutaredoxin) (This arsenate reductase requires both glutathione and glutaredoxin to convert arsenate to arsenite, after which the efflux transporter formed by ArsA and ArsB can extrude the arsenite from the cell, providing resistance.), giving the protein MTDLTLYHNPRCSKSRGALELLQARGLTPDIVLYLETPPDAAQLHDLLGKLGIGPRQLLRSGEDDYKALNLADPSLSDEQLIAAMASHPKLIERPILVAGDKAVIGRPPENILELLP; this is encoded by the coding sequence ATGACTGATCTGACGCTTTATCACAACCCGCGCTGCTCGAAATCCCGCGGCGCGCTGGAACTGCTGCAGGCCCGCGGCCTGACTCCGGACATCGTTCTGTATCTTGAAACCCCACCGGACGCCGCACAATTGCACGACCTGCTGGGCAAACTGGGCATTGGCCCACGGCAATTGCTGCGCAGTGGCGAAGATGACTACAAGGCCCTGAACCTGGCAGACCCGAGCCTGAGCGACGAGCAACTGATCGCTGCCATGGCTTCGCACCCCAAACTCATTGAGCGGCCGATCCTGGTCGCAGGTGACAAGGCGGTTATCGGTCGTCCTCCAGAAAACATACTGGAGCTATTGCCATGA
- the wrbA gene encoding NAD(P)H:quinone oxidoreductase → MSDAYILVLFYSRNGSTSEMARQIARGIEMGGMEARLRTVPAVSADCEATAPQIPENGALYATLDDLKNCSGLALGSPTRFGNMAAPLKYFLDGTSNLWLTGALVGKPASVFTSTASLHGGQETTLMSMLLPLLHHGMLVMGLPYSEAALLETTGGGTPYGASHHAGADGKRPLDRHETELCRALGQRLAKTASQLETPRG, encoded by the coding sequence ATGAGCGATGCCTACATTCTGGTTCTGTTCTACAGCCGCAACGGCTCCACCAGCGAGATGGCCCGCCAGATCGCTCGCGGCATCGAAATGGGCGGCATGGAAGCACGCTTGCGCACCGTGCCCGCCGTTTCCGCCGACTGCGAAGCCACCGCGCCGCAGATCCCGGAAAACGGTGCGCTGTACGCCACGCTGGACGACCTGAAGAACTGCTCAGGCCTGGCACTGGGCAGCCCGACCCGTTTCGGCAACATGGCCGCGCCACTCAAGTACTTTCTGGACGGCACCAGCAACCTCTGGCTGACCGGTGCTCTGGTGGGCAAACCGGCCAGTGTGTTCACTTCCACCGCCAGCCTGCATGGCGGCCAGGAAACCACACTGATGTCGATGCTGCTGCCATTGCTGCACCACGGCATGCTGGTGATGGGCCTGCCTTACAGCGAAGCCGCCTTGCTGGAAACCACCGGCGGCGGCACGCCGTATGGCGCCAGCCACCATGCCGGAGCTGACGGCAAACGGCCGCTGGATCGCCATGAAACCGAACTGTGCCGCGCCCTTGGCCAGCGTCTGGCAAAAACCGCGTCGCAACTGGAGACCCCGCGTGGCTAA
- a CDS encoding DUF2069 domain-containing protein, which produces MAKKPKVLPPREWLEPRVRISRAASLICFLGMIALLSVYYLFIADLHGARPGVILAIELLPLLLLAPGMLLGKTRGHSWTCFVINLYFIKGALAAFDPNRWLFGVLEMLASVAVFISALLYVRWRSQLDRTP; this is translated from the coding sequence GTGGCTAAAAAGCCCAAAGTGCTGCCGCCCAGGGAATGGCTGGAGCCACGGGTACGCATCAGCCGGGCCGCGAGCCTGATCTGCTTTCTGGGCATGATCGCCCTGCTGTCGGTGTATTACCTGTTCATCGCCGACCTGCATGGCGCACGCCCCGGCGTGATTCTGGCCATCGAGCTGTTGCCCTTGCTGTTGCTGGCACCCGGCATGCTGCTGGGTAAAACACGAGGGCACTCCTGGACCTGTTTTGTCATCAACCTGTATTTCATCAAAGGCGCCCTGGCGGCCTTCGACCCGAACCGCTGGCTGTTCGGCGTGCTGGAAATGCTGGCCAGTGTGGCGGTATTCATCAGTGCGTTGCTGTATGTTCGCTGGCGTTCACAGCTTGATCGAACCCCGTAG
- a CDS encoding DNA-3-methyladenine glycosylase I → MHDYKWLNEYCLNRFGSAKALEALLPVPHTPKQLMAFGDDRYLSTMALRVFRAGLKHSLVDAKWPAFEEVFFGFDPEKVVLMGADHLERLMQDTRIIRHLGKLKSVPRNAQLILDIAQEHGSFASFIAQWPVDDITGLWQYLAKHGNQMGGLSAPRFLRMVGKDTFIPSQDVVAALNAQNIVDRVPTSKRDQAIVQDVFNQWHAQSGRPMCQLSAMLAFTVNH, encoded by the coding sequence ATGCACGATTACAAATGGCTGAACGAATACTGCCTGAACCGTTTCGGCTCCGCCAAGGCTCTTGAGGCGCTGCTGCCGGTGCCGCATACGCCGAAGCAACTGATGGCTTTCGGCGATGATCGCTATCTGTCGACCATGGCCTTGCGGGTATTTCGTGCCGGCTTGAAACACAGTCTGGTGGATGCCAAGTGGCCTGCGTTCGAGGAGGTGTTCTTTGGTTTCGATCCGGAAAAGGTCGTGCTGATGGGGGCCGACCATCTGGAGCGGCTGATGCAGGACACCCGCATCATTCGTCACCTGGGCAAACTCAAGAGCGTGCCGCGCAATGCGCAACTGATTCTGGATATCGCCCAGGAACACGGCAGCTTCGCCAGTTTCATCGCCCAGTGGCCGGTCGATGACATCACCGGCCTGTGGCAATACCTGGCAAAGCACGGTAATCAGATGGGTGGGCTTTCAGCGCCGCGCTTCCTGCGCATGGTGGGCAAGGACACTTTTATCCCGAGCCAGGATGTAGTGGCTGCCCTGAACGCGCAGAACATCGTCGATAGAGTACCGACCAGCAAGCGCGATCAGGCCATCGTGCAGGATGTCTTCAATCAGTGGCATGCCCAGAGCGGGCGTCCGATGTGCCAGCTCTCGGCGATGCTGGCCTTCACCGTCAACCACTGA